The Anopheles coluzzii chromosome 2, AcolN3, whole genome shotgun sequence genome window below encodes:
- the LOC120954014 gene encoding uncharacterized protein LOC120954014 isoform X1 translates to MVSVHTMRCQYLLVLTVVLCALTVNSLKPDLPKAKDPLFNKMLAESSTKGVDAQDPRYNKMLPDLEENLIDDDDEDDDEEEEDDVAPPTKKAADLNPMYALRGKQVKPEVSTVGSVAINKVKINEDIDSYEEVLLKGNGKSVDIDDSYQVEDLSGEVLTIEEEKPSKSTTAKPVAKPATEDNYDEYDDDESDEQIDFSGVDKVLAQPLKPQVPAEKSAKPAVPSTTAKPKAVTTGKQNVEILDQYDDDADMDYQYNYDDDEDNDDDDDEDDDDDEEEDAETLPAQKITNKVNKEVAKKQTNPVKETKDQNKAAGKDNAEDYYDDDEYDDDDNAEPSNSSYCPRGCICERNMHAYMVATCSRLDLETQKFTSHITDLQVLDVGPKYPIELGPEFFKKIGLSHVVSIKITNCTIVYISPQAFAGLDELYSVNLTNSGIDIIHPDTFANNTKLRLLTLSGNDLSAMQSVNHNTPYMDYMLKAPTVEELDISRCKLQELQPNAFNELKNIIYINLSENNLSNLPEGIFDNVETIEELDLSMNNIVELPKNIFAKTSLAILHLKHNKITNNVDFVTADLQKLDLSFCQIRTVHNTMFKGMDGLTNLILKGNHIEKIKPMAFISLKNLRQIDLSYNNLEQISAQTFIGNKMLDIIRLNNNPRLKRLPNEGFEISFNGTFTVYFMDVSNCDISELADNTFKMMPHLTRLNLAWNNLQTIRSTYFAHLNKLMDLDLSNNMIINMDEKTFQNNRNLNTLNLAGNQIATLTSKLFHPLQYLSELDVSDCDLRTIWDDSAAGTKREEVLPNLKRLNVSYNEIMEVFVSDLESMGKLRVLDIRNNTLTCNERLPTLIDWLQKKQISMGLGDTHDHVTHAEMTTELRTDNSATLKQWGQFAWEICQGGGSDSPNQRLTYSESDEEYNIEDEDDVSDAADADVMAEAKNAKSNKIVDSKNELDEYSDDSVDSDDSEDEDSADEDDEEDDEEDDDDDDDDEEEQERENILDAANGIQKIEQGILTGKQTDEDDDGEYEDDGASVDDVVILENGSMFAVSSVWIVVACILFGISMLLLVVVKVLTEVMKRRGERYRQALLASKNSFVYQKLTEDIVPSKVPKIHRYEPINQV, encoded by the exons ATG GTCTCAGTTCACACCATGAGGTGCCAGTACCTACTGGTGCTCACGGTAGTGCTATGTGCGCTTACCGTGAACTCTCTCAAGCCGGACCTGCCCAAGGCGAAGGATCCACTGTTTAACAAAATGCTTGCCGAAAGCAGCACCAAAGGTGTGGATGCGCAGGATCCTCGGTACAACAAAATGCTGCCCGACCTGGAGGAAAATCTCatcgacgatgacgatgaggacgatgatgaggaggaggaggacgatgtCGCTCCACCGACGAAGAAGGCCGCCGACCTGAACCCGATGTATGCGCTGCGCGGCAAGCAAGTGAAGCCGGAAGTGTCCACCGTTG GTTCGGTTGCTATCAACAAGGTAAAGATCAACGAAGATATCGACAGCTACGAGGAGGTACTGCTGAAGGGTAACGGCAAGAGTGTG GACATTGATGATTCGTATCAAGTGGAGGATCTAAGCGGTGAGGTACTTACAATCGAGGAGGAA AAACCTTCCAAATCTACCACCGCAAAGCCCGTCGCTAAACCGGCAACCGAAGACAATTACGATGagtacgatgatgatgagtcgGACGAACAGATCGACTTCTCCGGTGTAGACAAAGTTCTGGCTCAACCACTT AAACCACAGGTACCTGCTGAGAAGTCTGCCAAACCGGCAGTTCCTAGTACGACTGCGAAGCCGAAGGCGGTCACCACCGGCAAGCAGAATGTTGAAATTCTGGATCAGTACGACGATGATGCGGATATGGACTATCAGTACAACTACGACGATGACGAggacaacgatgatgatgacgatgaggacgatgatgacgatgaggaggaggatgcGGAGACGTTGCCAGCACAGAAGATCACGAATAAGGTCAACAAGGAAGTGGCCAAGAAGCAAACCAACCCGGTAAAGGAAACGAAGGATCAGAACAAAGCAGCTGGCAAGGAT AACGCTGAAGACTACTACGACGACGATgagtatgatgatgatgataatgcgGAGCCGTCCAACAGTTCCTACTGCCCGCGGGGATGCATCTGCGAGCGTAACATGCACGCGTACATGGTTGCCACGTGCAGTCGGCTCGATCTGGAGACGCAAAAGTTCACCTCCCACATCACCGACCTGCAGGTGCTGGACGTTGGACCGAAGTACCCGATCGAGCTCGGTCCGGAGTTCTTCAAAAAGATTGGCCTCAGCCACGTCGTCTCGATCAAGATCACTAACTGTACGATCGTGTACATTAGCCCGCAGGCGTTCGCCGGGCTGGACGAGCTGTACTCGGTCAATCTGACCAACTCGGGCATCGACATCATTCATCCGGACACGTTCGCGAACAACACGAAGCTGCGGCTGCTGACGCTTTCGGGCAACGATTTGAGCGCGATGCAGAGCGTCAACCACAACACACCGTACATGGACTACATGCTGAAGGCGCCGACGGTCGAAGAGCTGGACATTTCGCGCTGCAAGCTGCAGGAGCTGCAGCCGAACGCGTTCAACGAGCTGAAGAACATCATCTACATCAACCTGTCCGAGAACAATCTGAGCAACCTGCCGGAGGGCATTTTCGATAATGTGGAAACGATCGAAGAGCTGGACCTGTCGATGAACAACATCGTGGAGCTGCCGAAGAACATCTTCGCCAAGACGTCGCTGGCGATCCTGCACCTGAAGCACAACAAGATCACCAACAATGTCGACTTTGTGACGGCCGATCTGCAGAAGCTTGACCTGAGCTTCTGCCAGATTCGCACGGTCCACAACACGATGTTCAAGGGCATGGATGGGTTGACCAACCTGATCCTGAAGGGTAATCACATCGAGAAGATCAAACCTATGGCGTTCATCTCGCTGAAGAACTTGCGGCAGATCGATCTGTCGTACAACAATCTGGAGCAGATTTCCGCGCAAACCTTCATCGGCAACAAGATGCTGGACATTATCCGCCTCAACAACAACCCGCGGCTGAAGCGCCTGCCAAACGAAGGCTTCGAAATCTCGTTCAACGGTACGTTCACCGTGTACTTCATGGACGTGTCGAACTGTGACATTTCCGAGCTGGCAGACAACACGTTCAAGATGATGCCGCACCTGACGCGGCTGAACCTGGCATGGAACAACCTGCAGACGATTCGGTCGACCTATTTTGCCCACCTGAACAAGCTGATGGACCTGGACCTGAGCAACAACATGATTATAAATATGGACGAGAAGACGTTCCAGAACAATCGCAACTTGAACACG TTGAACCTGGCCGGTAATCAAATCGCAACCCTGACAAGCAAGCTCTTCCACCCGCTGCAGTACCTGAGCGAGCTGGACGTTAGCGACTGCGATCTGCGCACCATCTGGGATGATTCGGCGGCTGGTACGAAGCGCGAAGAGGTCCTGCCGAACCTGAAGCGCCTGAACGTGTCGTACAACGAGATCATGGAGGTGTTTGTCTCCGATCTGGAGTCGATGGGCAAGCTGCGCGTACTGGACATCCGCAACAACACGCTAACCTGCAACGAACGTTTGCCAACGCTGATCGATTGGCTGCAAAAGAAACAG ATTTCGATGGGCCTTGGCGACACGCACGATCACGTGACGCATGCTGAGATGACCACGGAGCTGCGCACGGACAACTCGGCAACGCTGAAGCAGTGGGGCCAGTTCGCTTGGGAAATTTGCCAGGGCGGTGGTAGCGACAGCCCGAACCAGCGTCTGACGTACTCCGAATCTGACGAAGAATACAACATAGAGGATGAGGACGATGTGTCCGATGCTGCAGATGCGGACGTGATGGCGGAAGCGAAGAACGCCAAGTCGAACAAGATCGTGGACAGCAAGAACGAGCTGGACGAGTACTCGGACGATTCGGTCGATAGCGACGACAGCGAGGATGAGGATAGCgccgacgaggacgacgaggaggacgatgaggaagacgatgatgatgatgacgacgacgaagagGAACAGGAGCGCGAAAACATTCTCGACGCCGCCAACGGTATCCAGAAGATTGAGCAGGGCATCCTGACCGGCAAGCAGACGgacgaggatgatgatggcgagTACGAGGATGACGGTGCCAGCGTGGACGATGTGGTTATACTGGAGAATGGGTCCATGTTTGCCGTGTCGTCGGTGTGGATCGTGGTTGCCTGCATCCTGTTCGGCAtctcgatgctgctgctggtcgtggTGAAGGTGCTGACGGAGGTGATGAAGCGACGCGGCGAACGCTACCGCCAGGCGCTGCTTGCCTCCAAGAACTCGTTCGTGTACCAGAAGCTGACGGAGGACATTGTCCCGTCGAAGGTACCGAAGATCCATCGGTACGAACCGATCAATCAGGTGTAA
- the LOC120954014 gene encoding uncharacterized protein LOC120954014 isoform X3 yields MVSVHTMRCQYLLVLTVVLCALTVNSLKPDLPKAKDPLFNKMLAESSTKGVDAQDPRYNKMLPDLEENLIDDDDEDDDEEEEDDVAPPTKKAADLNPMYALRGKQVKPEVSTVGSVAINKVKINEDIDSYEEVLLKGNGKSVKPSKSTTAKPVAKPATEDNYDEYDDDESDEQIDFSGVDKVLAQPLKPQVPAEKSAKPAVPSTTAKPKAVTTGKQNVEILDQYDDDADMDYQYNYDDDEDNDDDDDEDDDDDEEEDAETLPAQKITNKVNKEVAKKQTNPVKETKDQNKAAGKDNAEDYYDDDEYDDDDNAEPSNSSYCPRGCICERNMHAYMVATCSRLDLETQKFTSHITDLQVLDVGPKYPIELGPEFFKKIGLSHVVSIKITNCTIVYISPQAFAGLDELYSVNLTNSGIDIIHPDTFANNTKLRLLTLSGNDLSAMQSVNHNTPYMDYMLKAPTVEELDISRCKLQELQPNAFNELKNIIYINLSENNLSNLPEGIFDNVETIEELDLSMNNIVELPKNIFAKTSLAILHLKHNKITNNVDFVTADLQKLDLSFCQIRTVHNTMFKGMDGLTNLILKGNHIEKIKPMAFISLKNLRQIDLSYNNLEQISAQTFIGNKMLDIIRLNNNPRLKRLPNEGFEISFNGTFTVYFMDVSNCDISELADNTFKMMPHLTRLNLAWNNLQTIRSTYFAHLNKLMDLDLSNNMIINMDEKTFQNNRNLNTLNLAGNQIATLTSKLFHPLQYLSELDVSDCDLRTIWDDSAAGTKREEVLPNLKRLNVSYNEIMEVFVSDLESMGKLRVLDIRNNTLTCNERLPTLIDWLQKKQISMGLGDTHDHVTHAEMTTELRTDNSATLKQWGQFAWEICQGGGSDSPNQRLTYSESDEEYNIEDEDDVSDAADADVMAEAKNAKSNKIVDSKNELDEYSDDSVDSDDSEDEDSADEDDEEDDEEDDDDDDDDEEEQERENILDAANGIQKIEQGILTGKQTDEDDDGEYEDDGASVDDVVILENGSMFAVSSVWIVVACILFGISMLLLVVVKVLTEVMKRRGERYRQALLASKNSFVYQKLTEDIVPSKVPKIHRYEPINQV; encoded by the exons ATG GTCTCAGTTCACACCATGAGGTGCCAGTACCTACTGGTGCTCACGGTAGTGCTATGTGCGCTTACCGTGAACTCTCTCAAGCCGGACCTGCCCAAGGCGAAGGATCCACTGTTTAACAAAATGCTTGCCGAAAGCAGCACCAAAGGTGTGGATGCGCAGGATCCTCGGTACAACAAAATGCTGCCCGACCTGGAGGAAAATCTCatcgacgatgacgatgaggacgatgatgaggaggaggaggacgatgtCGCTCCACCGACGAAGAAGGCCGCCGACCTGAACCCGATGTATGCGCTGCGCGGCAAGCAAGTGAAGCCGGAAGTGTCCACCGTTG GTTCGGTTGCTATCAACAAGGTAAAGATCAACGAAGATATCGACAGCTACGAGGAGGTACTGCTGAAGGGTAACGGCAAGAGTGTG AAACCTTCCAAATCTACCACCGCAAAGCCCGTCGCTAAACCGGCAACCGAAGACAATTACGATGagtacgatgatgatgagtcgGACGAACAGATCGACTTCTCCGGTGTAGACAAAGTTCTGGCTCAACCACTT AAACCACAGGTACCTGCTGAGAAGTCTGCCAAACCGGCAGTTCCTAGTACGACTGCGAAGCCGAAGGCGGTCACCACCGGCAAGCAGAATGTTGAAATTCTGGATCAGTACGACGATGATGCGGATATGGACTATCAGTACAACTACGACGATGACGAggacaacgatgatgatgacgatgaggacgatgatgacgatgaggaggaggatgcGGAGACGTTGCCAGCACAGAAGATCACGAATAAGGTCAACAAGGAAGTGGCCAAGAAGCAAACCAACCCGGTAAAGGAAACGAAGGATCAGAACAAAGCAGCTGGCAAGGAT AACGCTGAAGACTACTACGACGACGATgagtatgatgatgatgataatgcgGAGCCGTCCAACAGTTCCTACTGCCCGCGGGGATGCATCTGCGAGCGTAACATGCACGCGTACATGGTTGCCACGTGCAGTCGGCTCGATCTGGAGACGCAAAAGTTCACCTCCCACATCACCGACCTGCAGGTGCTGGACGTTGGACCGAAGTACCCGATCGAGCTCGGTCCGGAGTTCTTCAAAAAGATTGGCCTCAGCCACGTCGTCTCGATCAAGATCACTAACTGTACGATCGTGTACATTAGCCCGCAGGCGTTCGCCGGGCTGGACGAGCTGTACTCGGTCAATCTGACCAACTCGGGCATCGACATCATTCATCCGGACACGTTCGCGAACAACACGAAGCTGCGGCTGCTGACGCTTTCGGGCAACGATTTGAGCGCGATGCAGAGCGTCAACCACAACACACCGTACATGGACTACATGCTGAAGGCGCCGACGGTCGAAGAGCTGGACATTTCGCGCTGCAAGCTGCAGGAGCTGCAGCCGAACGCGTTCAACGAGCTGAAGAACATCATCTACATCAACCTGTCCGAGAACAATCTGAGCAACCTGCCGGAGGGCATTTTCGATAATGTGGAAACGATCGAAGAGCTGGACCTGTCGATGAACAACATCGTGGAGCTGCCGAAGAACATCTTCGCCAAGACGTCGCTGGCGATCCTGCACCTGAAGCACAACAAGATCACCAACAATGTCGACTTTGTGACGGCCGATCTGCAGAAGCTTGACCTGAGCTTCTGCCAGATTCGCACGGTCCACAACACGATGTTCAAGGGCATGGATGGGTTGACCAACCTGATCCTGAAGGGTAATCACATCGAGAAGATCAAACCTATGGCGTTCATCTCGCTGAAGAACTTGCGGCAGATCGATCTGTCGTACAACAATCTGGAGCAGATTTCCGCGCAAACCTTCATCGGCAACAAGATGCTGGACATTATCCGCCTCAACAACAACCCGCGGCTGAAGCGCCTGCCAAACGAAGGCTTCGAAATCTCGTTCAACGGTACGTTCACCGTGTACTTCATGGACGTGTCGAACTGTGACATTTCCGAGCTGGCAGACAACACGTTCAAGATGATGCCGCACCTGACGCGGCTGAACCTGGCATGGAACAACCTGCAGACGATTCGGTCGACCTATTTTGCCCACCTGAACAAGCTGATGGACCTGGACCTGAGCAACAACATGATTATAAATATGGACGAGAAGACGTTCCAGAACAATCGCAACTTGAACACG TTGAACCTGGCCGGTAATCAAATCGCAACCCTGACAAGCAAGCTCTTCCACCCGCTGCAGTACCTGAGCGAGCTGGACGTTAGCGACTGCGATCTGCGCACCATCTGGGATGATTCGGCGGCTGGTACGAAGCGCGAAGAGGTCCTGCCGAACCTGAAGCGCCTGAACGTGTCGTACAACGAGATCATGGAGGTGTTTGTCTCCGATCTGGAGTCGATGGGCAAGCTGCGCGTACTGGACATCCGCAACAACACGCTAACCTGCAACGAACGTTTGCCAACGCTGATCGATTGGCTGCAAAAGAAACAG ATTTCGATGGGCCTTGGCGACACGCACGATCACGTGACGCATGCTGAGATGACCACGGAGCTGCGCACGGACAACTCGGCAACGCTGAAGCAGTGGGGCCAGTTCGCTTGGGAAATTTGCCAGGGCGGTGGTAGCGACAGCCCGAACCAGCGTCTGACGTACTCCGAATCTGACGAAGAATACAACATAGAGGATGAGGACGATGTGTCCGATGCTGCAGATGCGGACGTGATGGCGGAAGCGAAGAACGCCAAGTCGAACAAGATCGTGGACAGCAAGAACGAGCTGGACGAGTACTCGGACGATTCGGTCGATAGCGACGACAGCGAGGATGAGGATAGCgccgacgaggacgacgaggaggacgatgaggaagacgatgatgatgatgacgacgacgaagagGAACAGGAGCGCGAAAACATTCTCGACGCCGCCAACGGTATCCAGAAGATTGAGCAGGGCATCCTGACCGGCAAGCAGACGgacgaggatgatgatggcgagTACGAGGATGACGGTGCCAGCGTGGACGATGTGGTTATACTGGAGAATGGGTCCATGTTTGCCGTGTCGTCGGTGTGGATCGTGGTTGCCTGCATCCTGTTCGGCAtctcgatgctgctgctggtcgtggTGAAGGTGCTGACGGAGGTGATGAAGCGACGCGGCGAACGCTACCGCCAGGCGCTGCTTGCCTCCAAGAACTCGTTCGTGTACCAGAAGCTGACGGAGGACATTGTCCCGTCGAAGGTACCGAAGATCCATCGGTACGAACCGATCAATCAGGTGTAA
- the LOC120954014 gene encoding uncharacterized protein LOC120954014 isoform X4 has product MVSVHTMRCQYLLVLTVVLCALTVNSLKPDLPKAKDPLFNKMLAESSTKGVDAQDPRYNKMLPDLEENLIDDDDEDDDEEEEDDVAPPTKKAADLNPMYALRGKQVKPEVSTVGSVAINKVKINEDIDSYEEVLLKGNGKSVKPQVPAEKSAKPAVPSTTAKPKAVTTGKQNVEILDQYDDDADMDYQYNYDDDEDNDDDDDEDDDDDEEEDAETLPAQKITNKVNKEVAKKQTNPVKETKDQNKAAGKDNAEDYYDDDEYDDDDNAEPSNSSYCPRGCICERNMHAYMVATCSRLDLETQKFTSHITDLQVLDVGPKYPIELGPEFFKKIGLSHVVSIKITNCTIVYISPQAFAGLDELYSVNLTNSGIDIIHPDTFANNTKLRLLTLSGNDLSAMQSVNHNTPYMDYMLKAPTVEELDISRCKLQELQPNAFNELKNIIYINLSENNLSNLPEGIFDNVETIEELDLSMNNIVELPKNIFAKTSLAILHLKHNKITNNVDFVTADLQKLDLSFCQIRTVHNTMFKGMDGLTNLILKGNHIEKIKPMAFISLKNLRQIDLSYNNLEQISAQTFIGNKMLDIIRLNNNPRLKRLPNEGFEISFNGTFTVYFMDVSNCDISELADNTFKMMPHLTRLNLAWNNLQTIRSTYFAHLNKLMDLDLSNNMIINMDEKTFQNNRNLNTLNLAGNQIATLTSKLFHPLQYLSELDVSDCDLRTIWDDSAAGTKREEVLPNLKRLNVSYNEIMEVFVSDLESMGKLRVLDIRNNTLTCNERLPTLIDWLQKKQISMGLGDTHDHVTHAEMTTELRTDNSATLKQWGQFAWEICQGGGSDSPNQRLTYSESDEEYNIEDEDDVSDAADADVMAEAKNAKSNKIVDSKNELDEYSDDSVDSDDSEDEDSADEDDEEDDEEDDDDDDDDEEEQERENILDAANGIQKIEQGILTGKQTDEDDDGEYEDDGASVDDVVILENGSMFAVSSVWIVVACILFGISMLLLVVVKVLTEVMKRRGERYRQALLASKNSFVYQKLTEDIVPSKVPKIHRYEPINQV; this is encoded by the exons ATG GTCTCAGTTCACACCATGAGGTGCCAGTACCTACTGGTGCTCACGGTAGTGCTATGTGCGCTTACCGTGAACTCTCTCAAGCCGGACCTGCCCAAGGCGAAGGATCCACTGTTTAACAAAATGCTTGCCGAAAGCAGCACCAAAGGTGTGGATGCGCAGGATCCTCGGTACAACAAAATGCTGCCCGACCTGGAGGAAAATCTCatcgacgatgacgatgaggacgatgatgaggaggaggaggacgatgtCGCTCCACCGACGAAGAAGGCCGCCGACCTGAACCCGATGTATGCGCTGCGCGGCAAGCAAGTGAAGCCGGAAGTGTCCACCGTTG GTTCGGTTGCTATCAACAAGGTAAAGATCAACGAAGATATCGACAGCTACGAGGAGGTACTGCTGAAGGGTAACGGCAAGAGTGTG AAACCACAGGTACCTGCTGAGAAGTCTGCCAAACCGGCAGTTCCTAGTACGACTGCGAAGCCGAAGGCGGTCACCACCGGCAAGCAGAATGTTGAAATTCTGGATCAGTACGACGATGATGCGGATATGGACTATCAGTACAACTACGACGATGACGAggacaacgatgatgatgacgatgaggacgatgatgacgatgaggaggaggatgcGGAGACGTTGCCAGCACAGAAGATCACGAATAAGGTCAACAAGGAAGTGGCCAAGAAGCAAACCAACCCGGTAAAGGAAACGAAGGATCAGAACAAAGCAGCTGGCAAGGAT AACGCTGAAGACTACTACGACGACGATgagtatgatgatgatgataatgcgGAGCCGTCCAACAGTTCCTACTGCCCGCGGGGATGCATCTGCGAGCGTAACATGCACGCGTACATGGTTGCCACGTGCAGTCGGCTCGATCTGGAGACGCAAAAGTTCACCTCCCACATCACCGACCTGCAGGTGCTGGACGTTGGACCGAAGTACCCGATCGAGCTCGGTCCGGAGTTCTTCAAAAAGATTGGCCTCAGCCACGTCGTCTCGATCAAGATCACTAACTGTACGATCGTGTACATTAGCCCGCAGGCGTTCGCCGGGCTGGACGAGCTGTACTCGGTCAATCTGACCAACTCGGGCATCGACATCATTCATCCGGACACGTTCGCGAACAACACGAAGCTGCGGCTGCTGACGCTTTCGGGCAACGATTTGAGCGCGATGCAGAGCGTCAACCACAACACACCGTACATGGACTACATGCTGAAGGCGCCGACGGTCGAAGAGCTGGACATTTCGCGCTGCAAGCTGCAGGAGCTGCAGCCGAACGCGTTCAACGAGCTGAAGAACATCATCTACATCAACCTGTCCGAGAACAATCTGAGCAACCTGCCGGAGGGCATTTTCGATAATGTGGAAACGATCGAAGAGCTGGACCTGTCGATGAACAACATCGTGGAGCTGCCGAAGAACATCTTCGCCAAGACGTCGCTGGCGATCCTGCACCTGAAGCACAACAAGATCACCAACAATGTCGACTTTGTGACGGCCGATCTGCAGAAGCTTGACCTGAGCTTCTGCCAGATTCGCACGGTCCACAACACGATGTTCAAGGGCATGGATGGGTTGACCAACCTGATCCTGAAGGGTAATCACATCGAGAAGATCAAACCTATGGCGTTCATCTCGCTGAAGAACTTGCGGCAGATCGATCTGTCGTACAACAATCTGGAGCAGATTTCCGCGCAAACCTTCATCGGCAACAAGATGCTGGACATTATCCGCCTCAACAACAACCCGCGGCTGAAGCGCCTGCCAAACGAAGGCTTCGAAATCTCGTTCAACGGTACGTTCACCGTGTACTTCATGGACGTGTCGAACTGTGACATTTCCGAGCTGGCAGACAACACGTTCAAGATGATGCCGCACCTGACGCGGCTGAACCTGGCATGGAACAACCTGCAGACGATTCGGTCGACCTATTTTGCCCACCTGAACAAGCTGATGGACCTGGACCTGAGCAACAACATGATTATAAATATGGACGAGAAGACGTTCCAGAACAATCGCAACTTGAACACG TTGAACCTGGCCGGTAATCAAATCGCAACCCTGACAAGCAAGCTCTTCCACCCGCTGCAGTACCTGAGCGAGCTGGACGTTAGCGACTGCGATCTGCGCACCATCTGGGATGATTCGGCGGCTGGTACGAAGCGCGAAGAGGTCCTGCCGAACCTGAAGCGCCTGAACGTGTCGTACAACGAGATCATGGAGGTGTTTGTCTCCGATCTGGAGTCGATGGGCAAGCTGCGCGTACTGGACATCCGCAACAACACGCTAACCTGCAACGAACGTTTGCCAACGCTGATCGATTGGCTGCAAAAGAAACAG ATTTCGATGGGCCTTGGCGACACGCACGATCACGTGACGCATGCTGAGATGACCACGGAGCTGCGCACGGACAACTCGGCAACGCTGAAGCAGTGGGGCCAGTTCGCTTGGGAAATTTGCCAGGGCGGTGGTAGCGACAGCCCGAACCAGCGTCTGACGTACTCCGAATCTGACGAAGAATACAACATAGAGGATGAGGACGATGTGTCCGATGCTGCAGATGCGGACGTGATGGCGGAAGCGAAGAACGCCAAGTCGAACAAGATCGTGGACAGCAAGAACGAGCTGGACGAGTACTCGGACGATTCGGTCGATAGCGACGACAGCGAGGATGAGGATAGCgccgacgaggacgacgaggaggacgatgaggaagacgatgatgatgatgacgacgacgaagagGAACAGGAGCGCGAAAACATTCTCGACGCCGCCAACGGTATCCAGAAGATTGAGCAGGGCATCCTGACCGGCAAGCAGACGgacgaggatgatgatggcgagTACGAGGATGACGGTGCCAGCGTGGACGATGTGGTTATACTGGAGAATGGGTCCATGTTTGCCGTGTCGTCGGTGTGGATCGTGGTTGCCTGCATCCTGTTCGGCAtctcgatgctgctgctggtcgtggTGAAGGTGCTGACGGAGGTGATGAAGCGACGCGGCGAACGCTACCGCCAGGCGCTGCTTGCCTCCAAGAACTCGTTCGTGTACCAGAAGCTGACGGAGGACATTGTCCCGTCGAAGGTACCGAAGATCCATCGGTACGAACCGATCAATCAGGTGTAA